Proteins encoded within one genomic window of Humulus lupulus chromosome 1, drHumLupu1.1, whole genome shotgun sequence:
- the LOC133805510 gene encoding protein SENSITIVE TO PROTON RHIZOTOXICITY 1-like, with the protein MSFPGDSIHISAECSDEFTQQDPLTNSNPQVHLASLFSVQERMESVHRFLSESVNVNASLSFDQMTMVSSEIFSAIQRVIDDGSALIALSQTPIAAAASDFSKPVIDVKTESFEEETRKEEEDDGGDGDFEIVELDSVELLAEHIHLCEICGKGFKRDANLRMHMRAHGNQYKTPEALSKPVERILEPNRKYPVRFSCPHVGCNRNKAHKKFRPLKSSICAKNHFRRSHCPKMYSCNRCNKKKFSVLSDLKNHMKNCGEVRWRCTCGTTFSRKDKLFGHMALFEGHMPAVLDDGDPVEKGKKPLNGREEDESMDDGMSFRDDDELFEGLLDGFGFPIEGFSLQDVLGSPSEF; encoded by the coding sequence ATGTCATTTCCAGGCGATTCCATTCATATTTCGGCGGAATGTTCCGACGAATTTACTCAGCAGGATCCGTTAACGAATTCGAATCCTCAAGTCCATCTCGCCAGCCTTTTCTCTGTCCAAGAGAGGATGGAATCTGTACATCGATTCTTATCGGAATCGGTCAACGTCAACGCTTCTCTCAGCTTTGACCAGATGACTATGGTGTCCTCTGAGATCTTCTCCGCCATTCAACGGGTAATCGACGATGGTTCGGCGCTTATTGCTCTCTCTCAGACCCCAATCGCCGCTGCTGCTTCGGATTTTTCCAAGCCAGTCATAGATGTGAAAACCGAGTCGTTTGAGGAGGAAACGAGGAAGGAAGAAGAAGACGACGGTGGTGACGGGGACTTCGAGATCGTTGAGCTCGATTCCGTCGAATTGCTTGCCGAACATATTCATTTGTGTGAGATCTGTGGGAAAGGGTTCAAGCGAGATGCGAATCTGAGGATGCACATGAGGGCGCACGGTAACCAATACAAGACTCCAGAGGCCTTGAGCAAACCGGTAGAGAGAATCCTCGAGCCGAATAGAAAATACCCGGTTCGGTTCTCGTGCCCTCACGTGGGCTGCAACCGGAACAAGGCGCACAAGAAGTTCCGGCCTCTGAAATCATCTATCTGTGCCAAGAATCACTTCCGGCGGAGCCATTGTCCGAAGATGTACTCCTGTAATCGCTGCAACAAGAAGAAATTCTCTGTTCTGTCGGACTTGAAAAACCATATGAAGAACTGCGGCGAGGTACGGTGGCGGTGCACGTGCGGGACCACTTTCTCGCGGAAGGACAAGCTCTTCGGTCACATGGCGCTCTTCGAGGGGCACATGCCGGCGGTCTTGGACGATGGTGATCCAGTCGAGAAGGGGAAGAAGCCATTGAATGGTAGGGAAGAGGACGAGAGTATGGATGATGGGATGAGTTTCAGAGATGACGATGAGCTTTTCGAGGGCTTGCTTGATGGGTTCGGATTCCCAATTGAGGGTTTCTCTCTACAAGATGTTTTGGGGTCTCCGTCTGAGTTTTGA